In Belonocnema kinseyi isolate 2016_QV_RU_SX_M_011 chromosome 4, B_treatae_v1, whole genome shotgun sequence, a single window of DNA contains:
- the LOC117171940 gene encoding ras-related protein Rab-7a, translating into MASRKKVLLKVIILGDSGVGKTSLMNQYVNKKFSNQYKATIGADFLTKEVMVDDRIVTMQIWDTAGQERFQSLGVAFYRGADCCVLVFDVAAPTSFKSLDSWRDEFLIQASPRDPDNFPFVVLGNKVELENRAVSTKRAQQWCQSKNNIPYFETSAKEGINVEQAFQTIAKNALAQESEVEFPEFPDQIKLTSDQRNNGKGDSCAC; encoded by the exons ATGGCGTCTCGCAAGAAAGTACTACTAAAAGTAATCATCCTGGGAGACTCAGGCGTTGGAAAAACGTCGTTGATGAATCAATAcgtaaacaaaaaattcagcAACCAATACAAAGCTACTATTGGTGCTGATTTTCTTACTAAAGAAGTTATGGTTGACGATAGGATAGTTACTATGCAG ATTTGGGATACTGCGGGACAGGAAAGATTCCAATCGCTCGGAGTAGCATTTTACAGAGGTGCCGACTGTTGTGTTCTTGTTTTCGACGTCGCAGCACCAACTTCCTTCAAATCCTTAGATTCATggagagacgaatttttaatacaagcaTCGCCAAGAGATCCCGACAATTTCCCGTTTGTTGTTCTTGGAAATAAAGTCGAACTTGAAAATAGAGCC gtatCCACGAAGAGAGCTCAACAGTGGTGTCAATCCAAAAACAATATCCCATATTTCGAAACAAGTGCAAAGGAAGGAATTAACGTTGAGCAAGCTTTTCAAACGATAGCAAAAAACGCTCTAGCCCAAGAGAGTGAG GTGGAATTCCCAGAATTTCCAGACCAGATTAAACTCACCAGCGACCAAAGGAACAACGGAAAGGGGGATTCATGTGCTTGCTAG